Proteins from a genomic interval of Lolium perenne isolate Kyuss_39 chromosome 1, Kyuss_2.0, whole genome shotgun sequence:
- the LOC127336549 gene encoding E3 ubiquitin-protein ligase SINA-like 10, with translation MALPAKRKPLKNVMVEDADTLDCGVCYRPLKPPVFQCAVGHAICSLCRDKMVASGRSQQCHVCRVPLIGGYQRCIDLEKVLESIRIPCANAAHGCGARTAPYDHGEHARACPHKPCYCPADACGFAGSTVALLGHLAAAHGWPCTTDTRPWVCVKVNLRDGFNAVSVHASGQQHMFLLNVARGLFGRAISVSCVHPHQTVGFEVRLKYSRNDNAHGGGVCRGHSQQSQFTVACTDLSGGLPSSDESFQFFLPKCVHPDFIRTIAATFEVLHVTISV, from the exons ATGGCACTGCCGGCGAAGCGGAAGCCGCTCAAGAACGTGATGGTGGAGGACGCCGATACCCTCGACTGCGGCGTGTGCTATCGCCCTCTCAAGCCGCCAGTCTTCCAG TGCGCCGTCGGCCACGCCATATGCTCTCTGTGCCGCGACAAGATGGTGGCGAGTGGGAGGAGCCAGCAGTGCCACGTGTGCCGCGTCCCACTGATCGGCGGCTATCAGCGGTGCATCGACCTGGAGAAGGTGCTGGAGTCCATCCGTATACCGTGCGCGAACGCCGCCCACGGCTGCGGCGCCAGGACGGCGCCCTACGACCACGGCGAGCacgcgagggcgtgcccccacaaGCCGTGCTACTGCCCGGCGGACGCGTGCGGCTTCGCCGGCTCCACGGTGGCGCTCCTGGGccacctcgcggccgcgcacgggtgGCCGTGCACGACGGACACCCGGCCGTGGGTGTGCGTCAAGGTGAACCTCCGCGACGGCTTCAACGCCGTCTCCGTCCACGCCAGCGGGCAGCAGCACATGTTCCTGCTGAACGTGGCGCGTGGCCTGTTCGGGCGCGCGATCTCCGTCTCGTGCGTGCATCCTCATCAGACCGTGGGGTTCGAGGTTCGGCTCAAGTACTCTCGCAACGACAACGCCCATGGCGGCGGCGTCTGCCGCGGCCATAGCCAGCAGAGCCAGTTCACCGTGGCGTGCACTGACCTCTCCGGTGGGCTGCCCAGTTCCGACGAGTCCTTCCAGTTCTTCCTGCCCAAGTGCGTTCATCCGGATTTCATCCGGACTATCGCTGCCACTTTCGAAGTTCTGCATGTCACCATTAGTGTATGA